Proteins encoded by one window of Girardinichthys multiradiatus isolate DD_20200921_A chromosome 14, DD_fGirMul_XY1, whole genome shotgun sequence:
- the LOC124880292 gene encoding HLA class II histocompatibility antigen, DR alpha chain-like isoform X2 produces MKMKLLLFLCSVLWTSADGSAPVLHEDLRITGCSDSDGEFMYSLDTEEMWVADFKKGEGVYPQPPFIDPITYREGVYESAVADLQVCRFNLKIRREAMKGTPLERDPPSTPMLYTRDEVELGEKNILICHVSGFYPAPVNVSWTKNGQKVTEGTSINVPFPNKDSTFTQISRLDFIPQLGDIYSCSVEHPALTEPHTKIFDVEVQIPQPSVGPAVFCGVGLTIGLLGVAVGTFFLIKGNECS; encoded by the exons ATGAAGATGAAGCTGCTGCTCTTCCTGTGCTCGGTCCTCTGGACCTCTGCTGATG GTTCTGCTCCAGTTCTACATGAGGACCTTCGTATCACTGGATGTTCAGATTCTGATGGAGAGTTCATGTATTCTCTGGATACTGAAGAGATGTGGGTCGCTGACTTCAAGAAAGGAGAAGGAGTTTATCCTCAGCCTCCTTTCATAGATCCTATAACATACCGGGAAGGAGTTTATGAATCAGCTGTGGCTGATCTTCAGGTCTGCAGATTCAACCTGAAGATTAGGCGTGAAGCCATGAAAGGAACTCCTCTGGAACGAG ATCCTCCATCCACCCCGATGCTCTACACCAGAGATGAGGTGGAGCTGGGAGAGAAGAACATTCTGATCTGTCATGTTTCTGGATTCTATCCGGCTCCTGTCAACGTCTCCTGGACCAAGAACGGACAGAAGGTGACTGAAGGAACCAGCATCAACGTTCCCTTCCCCAACAAGGACAGTACCTTCACCCAGATCTCCAGACTGGACTTCATCCCTCAGCTGGGAGACATCTACAGCTGCTCAGTAGAACATCCAGCGCTCACAGAACCTCACACCAAGATATTTG ATGTGGAGGTCCAGATCCCTCAGCCCAGTGTTGGACCTGCAGTGTTCTGTGGAGTCGGTCTGACCATCGGACTCCTCGGTGTGGCGGTCGGGACCTTCTTCCTGATCAAAGGAAACGAGTGCAGCTGA
- the LOC124880292 gene encoding HLA class II histocompatibility antigen, DR alpha chain-like isoform X1 translates to MKMKLLLFLCSVLWTSADAGSAPVLHEDLRITGCSDSDGEFMYSLDTEEMWVADFKKGEGVYPQPPFIDPITYREGVYESAVADLQVCRFNLKIRREAMKGTPLERDPPSTPMLYTRDEVELGEKNILICHVSGFYPAPVNVSWTKNGQKVTEGTSINVPFPNKDSTFTQISRLDFIPQLGDIYSCSVEHPALTEPHTKIFDVEVQIPQPSVGPAVFCGVGLTIGLLGVAVGTFFLIKGNECS, encoded by the exons ATGAAGATGAAGCTGCTGCTCTTCCTGTGCTCGGTCCTCTGGACCTCTGCTGATG CAGGTTCTGCTCCAGTTCTACATGAGGACCTTCGTATCACTGGATGTTCAGATTCTGATGGAGAGTTCATGTATTCTCTGGATACTGAAGAGATGTGGGTCGCTGACTTCAAGAAAGGAGAAGGAGTTTATCCTCAGCCTCCTTTCATAGATCCTATAACATACCGGGAAGGAGTTTATGAATCAGCTGTGGCTGATCTTCAGGTCTGCAGATTCAACCTGAAGATTAGGCGTGAAGCCATGAAAGGAACTCCTCTGGAACGAG ATCCTCCATCCACCCCGATGCTCTACACCAGAGATGAGGTGGAGCTGGGAGAGAAGAACATTCTGATCTGTCATGTTTCTGGATTCTATCCGGCTCCTGTCAACGTCTCCTGGACCAAGAACGGACAGAAGGTGACTGAAGGAACCAGCATCAACGTTCCCTTCCCCAACAAGGACAGTACCTTCACCCAGATCTCCAGACTGGACTTCATCCCTCAGCTGGGAGACATCTACAGCTGCTCAGTAGAACATCCAGCGCTCACAGAACCTCACACCAAGATATTTG ATGTGGAGGTCCAGATCCCTCAGCCCAGTGTTGGACCTGCAGTGTTCTGTGGAGTCGGTCTGACCATCGGACTCCTCGGTGTGGCGGTCGGGACCTTCTTCCTGATCAAAGGAAACGAGTGCAGCTGA
- the LOC124880980 gene encoding HLA class II histocompatibility antigen, DR beta 5 chain-like, with translation MDQYFKLGQSVLVLFCSSDGFESYSVTRCEFTSTELKDIEYIRSNYYDKLEIYRFSSSLGKFVGYTDYGIKQADYFNSQTSYIEGLKAQKDTYCLNNIGNDYQAALSKSVEPYVRIHSEAPSSGGMLVCGVYSFYPKTIKVSWLRNGLEITSGVTSTEELPDGDWYYQVHSQLEYTPRSGEKISCRVEHASLKEPLITDWSPSMPESEKNKLAIGASGLILGLILSLAGFIYYKRKARGRILVPTS, from the exons ATGGATCAGTACTTTAAACTGGGTCAGTCTG ttctggttctgttctgttcctCAGATGGATTTGAGAGTTATTCTGTGACTCGTTGTGAGTTTACCTCCACTGAGCTGAAGGACATCGAGTACATCCGGTCCAACTATTACGACAAGTTGGAGATCTACAGGTTCAGCAGCAGTTTGGGGAAGTTTGTTGGATACACTGATTATGGAATCAAGCAGGCGGACTACTTCAACAGTCAAACTTCATATATTGAAGGGTTGAAAGCTCAGAAGGATACCTACTGCCTGAACAACATTGGTAACGACTACCAAGCTGCTCTGAGTAAATCAG TGGAGCCCTACGTCAGAATTCACTCTGAGGCGCCCTCTAGTGGTGGCATGTTGGTCTGCGGCGTCTACAGCTTCTACCCCAAAACCATCAAGGTGAGCTGGCTCCGGAACGGACTGGAAATCACCTCTGGTGTCACCTCCACCGAGGAGCTGCCAGATGGGGACTGGTACTACCAGGTCCACTCCCAGCTGGAGTACACGCCCAG GTCTGGAGAGAAGATCTCCTGCAGGGTGGAACACGCCAGCCTGAAGGAACCTCTGATTACTGACTGGA GTCCATCCATGCCTGAGTCAGAGAAGAACAAACTGGCCATCGGAGCTTCAGGACTGATCCTGGGTCTGATCTTGTCTCTGGCTGGATTCATCTACTACAAGAGGAAGGCCAGAG GACGTATTCTGGTTCCAACTAGCTGA